Proteins from a genomic interval of Kribbella aluminosa:
- a CDS encoding ABC transporter permease, with the protein MTVLNAARTATHRRDRTAKSSVGLGLRIRRNWQLYAMLAVPLVWLAVFAYWPMYGVIIAFKDYNVVSGIWGSPWVGLKHFERFVESYQFWRLIRNTVFLHVYELLATFPLPIVLALCLNTVRKKWFSRSAQLITYAPHFISTVVVVGLLVVLTNPNTGVANQLLGLFGLGPVDFMGDSGVFRHLYVWSGAWQTMGFSAIIYLAALTSVPPELHEAAIVDGASRIRRMWHIDLPAIVPVAVILLILNIGSILSVGFEKVLLMQNNLNLDVAEVIDTYVYKIGLASAVPQFSYATAIGLFRSVIGLVLLVVANTFARRFARSSLW; encoded by the coding sequence ATGACTGTGCTGAACGCCGCCCGTACGGCGACCCACAGGCGGGACCGGACGGCGAAGTCGTCCGTCGGCCTCGGACTGCGGATCCGCCGGAACTGGCAGTTGTACGCGATGCTCGCCGTGCCGCTGGTCTGGCTGGCGGTCTTCGCCTACTGGCCGATGTACGGCGTGATCATCGCGTTCAAGGACTACAACGTGGTGTCGGGGATCTGGGGCAGCCCGTGGGTCGGCCTCAAGCACTTCGAGCGCTTCGTGGAGTCGTACCAGTTCTGGCGGCTGATCCGGAACACGGTGTTCCTGCACGTGTACGAGCTGCTCGCGACGTTCCCGTTGCCGATCGTCCTCGCGCTCTGCCTGAACACCGTCCGGAAGAAGTGGTTCAGCCGGTCGGCGCAGCTGATCACGTACGCGCCGCACTTCATCTCGACGGTGGTCGTCGTCGGGCTGCTGGTCGTCCTGACCAACCCGAACACCGGCGTGGCGAACCAGCTGCTCGGGCTCTTCGGGCTGGGGCCGGTCGACTTCATGGGCGATTCCGGAGTGTTCCGGCACCTGTACGTCTGGTCCGGCGCGTGGCAGACGATGGGGTTCTCGGCGATCATCTACCTGGCCGCGCTGACCAGCGTTCCGCCGGAGCTGCACGAGGCGGCGATCGTGGACGGGGCATCCCGGATCCGGCGGATGTGGCACATCGACCTGCCGGCGATCGTGCCGGTCGCGGTGATCCTGCTGATCCTGAACATCGGCTCGATCCTGTCGGTCGGGTTCGAGAAGGTGCTGCTGATGCAGAACAACCTGAACCTGGACGTGGCCGAGGTGATCGACACGTACGTGTACAAGATCGGTCTGGCCTCGGCCGTGCCGCAGTTCAGTTATGCGACGGCGATCGGGCTGTTCAGATCGGTGATCGGGCTGGTGCTGCTGGTGGTGGCGAACACCTTCGCCCGGCGGTTCGCGCGGAGCAGTCTTTGGTGA
- a CDS encoding oligosaccharide flippase family protein: protein MTSGTTPAPQPQAPRKSFLRSATVVAVAMAIMNVAAYGFTLIGSRRLMPEQFGAITALLGLLLIGNVASLGLQATGARQLAIHTGDGAATLADAMLKAGRRSALGLTVLCLVLTPVFMWLLHIDSVISILLLAPTLGGLTLMGSQLGVLQGSHRWTELAAIYTSTGVGRLVLGGGALLIHPSLDWAMAGLAVGAAVPALLGQFFLRGSTGATGKDVKAVLRETVHGTHTLLAFFALANADVLFARALLDEKDSGYYAAGLIIAKACLFLPQFVIVLVFPSLANSPGDTVRLRRAIFAVAGLGVCAVAGTLILPGIVVEVIGGKEKYAPLGPYTWLFAVAGSAYAVLQLVVYAAIAQQEKRAALVIWLGLIVLAVAAGIVLGTGAATGLNGVQVLAGMTSTCALLLSAGLATGLHRQSS from the coding sequence ATGACTTCTGGCACCACCCCGGCGCCACAACCGCAGGCTCCCCGCAAGAGCTTCCTGCGCAGTGCCACGGTCGTCGCCGTCGCCATGGCGATCATGAACGTGGCGGCGTACGGCTTCACACTGATCGGGTCCCGGCGGCTGATGCCGGAACAGTTCGGCGCGATCACCGCGTTGCTCGGCCTGCTGCTGATCGGCAACGTCGCGTCGCTCGGCCTGCAGGCCACCGGCGCGCGTCAGCTCGCCATCCACACCGGCGACGGCGCCGCGACGCTCGCCGACGCGATGCTGAAGGCCGGCCGCCGGTCCGCGCTCGGGCTGACGGTGCTGTGCCTGGTGCTGACGCCGGTGTTCATGTGGCTGCTGCACATCGACTCGGTCATCTCGATCCTGCTGCTCGCCCCGACGCTCGGCGGCCTCACGCTGATGGGCTCCCAGCTCGGCGTCCTCCAGGGCAGCCACCGCTGGACCGAGCTGGCCGCCATCTACACCTCAACAGGCGTCGGCCGGCTGGTCCTCGGCGGCGGCGCGCTGCTGATCCACCCGTCGCTCGACTGGGCCATGGCCGGCCTCGCCGTCGGCGCCGCGGTGCCTGCGCTGCTCGGCCAGTTCTTCCTCCGCGGCTCGACCGGCGCGACCGGCAAGGACGTCAAGGCGGTCCTGCGGGAGACGGTGCACGGCACGCACACGCTGCTCGCGTTCTTCGCACTCGCGAACGCCGACGTACTGTTCGCCCGGGCGCTGCTCGACGAGAAGGACAGCGGGTACTACGCCGCCGGGCTGATCATCGCGAAGGCCTGCCTGTTCCTCCCGCAGTTCGTGATCGTGCTGGTGTTCCCGTCGCTGGCGAACTCCCCCGGCGACACGGTCCGGCTCCGGCGGGCGATCTTCGCGGTCGCGGGCCTCGGCGTCTGTGCGGTCGCCGGGACGCTGATCCTGCCCGGGATCGTGGTCGAGGTGATCGGCGGCAAGGAGAAGTACGCCCCGCTCGGCCCGTACACCTGGCTGTTCGCGGTCGCCGGCTCGGCGTACGCCGTACTGCAACTCGTCGTGTACGCCGCGATCGCCCAGCAGGAGAAGCGCGCCGCGCTGGTCATCTGGCTCGGCCTGATCGTGCTCGCGGTCGCCGCCGGGATCGTGCTCGGCACCGGCGCCGCCACCGGCCTGAACGGCGTGCAGGTGCTGGCCGGTATGACCAGCACCTGCGCGCTCCTGCTCTCGGCCGGCCTGGCAACCGGCCTGCACCGCCAATCGAGCTAG
- a CDS encoding alpha-(1->3)-arabinofuranosyltransferase domain-containing protein gives MRRLTAGSSEQVVWRARLVLGCLALIALCFQHAPGLVVPDRKLELTAGPGGFLARALHLWDPHTAFGQLQSDAYGYLIPMGPFHWLLNALSAPDWIIQRLWWSLVLCVAFLGIWKLCNVLQYGVPWTRFAVGLLYALVPRGFGELPIEVWPMAMAPWVLLPLVSPRARSGWWRASWSAVAFALIGGASPAGSAAVLVLPAVWLVLRARVKLTLVWLAFVVAASIWWLIPLLMLIRYGAAPTGPRWMPVAGAVVGLPLALAAAQYLPRLTTLSVSRGLNRRVVPVLVTSFAAAAALPVLLMQPAGAFAAIPKHWEQAADWLDGRSAPGSVLVLSTSTEPLAALVKRPMAALTDDLWSRVDSGVGDQTLRQELTRDGIRYVVVRNDLPDGTPALAIHESLADAGIGRVAYFGPAGETRLPYPSVEIYDVGATTPGRLVPQSRLVAVGGSADDVPAVVTALGGEGAAVLRDDARGKVDGLPLVETDGQQVDQELSAVVLRNKQIGRSGCLHLGTRALCSPDQAQNSAEPNGLSRAIRIPEAASYQLRGTALAKDGETLEQLLTVPGAITATASSRAIAAPEGRPGAAVDRSTGTGWLAASDDPTPSLTLTLPSARDLHGLRFQADAYLNGSRPAAVTLHFDNSAPVSAAVDDGGYVRFATRRTRTVKIDFTATKPLQDARTSPVGVSEVEVLGADELRKAVDPRRQVPAYCGNGPAVRVDGVPMRTQVAATMQQLLLRQPVSFSLCGPLSAVPLRSGQHQVEVQSNGGLVPIETTLAKAGLGDVTAPPILGVDVWRPNPTELTVEVPGAAERSVLVVAQNYNEGWEAYDGSGQKLTPIRIGGWQQGWLLPAGQEQVVTARFMPDRTYRAALLLGLVALLSVLAVGLFFPRGRSSRR, from the coding sequence GTGAGGAGGCTGACGGCAGGGAGCTCGGAGCAGGTGGTCTGGCGAGCGCGGCTCGTTCTGGGCTGTCTGGCGCTGATCGCCCTCTGCTTCCAGCACGCTCCCGGCCTGGTCGTCCCGGACCGCAAGCTCGAACTGACCGCCGGACCGGGCGGCTTCCTCGCACGGGCGCTGCACCTGTGGGACCCGCACACCGCCTTCGGCCAGTTGCAGAGCGACGCCTACGGCTACCTGATCCCGATGGGACCGTTCCACTGGTTGCTGAACGCGCTCTCCGCGCCGGACTGGATCATCCAGCGCCTCTGGTGGTCGTTAGTCCTGTGTGTCGCCTTCCTCGGTATCTGGAAGCTCTGCAACGTCCTGCAGTACGGCGTGCCCTGGACACGCTTCGCCGTCGGGCTGCTGTACGCGCTGGTGCCACGGGGGTTCGGCGAACTCCCGATCGAGGTATGGCCGATGGCCATGGCCCCGTGGGTCCTGCTGCCGCTGGTCTCACCACGTGCCCGCTCCGGCTGGTGGCGGGCCAGTTGGTCGGCCGTCGCGTTCGCGCTGATCGGTGGGGCCAGCCCGGCCGGGAGCGCGGCCGTGCTCGTGCTGCCGGCGGTGTGGTTGGTACTGCGAGCACGGGTGAAGCTCACGCTCGTCTGGCTCGCTTTCGTGGTTGCCGCGTCGATCTGGTGGCTCATACCGCTGCTGATGCTCATCCGGTACGGCGCTGCGCCGACAGGACCGCGCTGGATGCCGGTTGCGGGTGCTGTCGTCGGCCTGCCGCTCGCACTCGCTGCAGCGCAGTACCTGCCGCGGCTGACCACCCTGTCCGTGTCACGCGGCCTCAACCGCCGCGTCGTACCTGTCCTGGTCACCAGCTTCGCAGCGGCTGCCGCTCTGCCGGTGCTCCTGATGCAGCCTGCTGGCGCCTTCGCCGCGATCCCGAAGCACTGGGAGCAGGCAGCGGACTGGCTCGACGGCCGGTCCGCACCGGGCAGTGTGCTCGTACTCTCGACCTCGACCGAGCCGCTGGCCGCCCTGGTGAAGCGGCCGATGGCTGCGCTCACCGACGACCTGTGGAGTCGCGTGGACTCCGGCGTCGGCGACCAGACCCTGCGGCAGGAGCTGACCCGGGACGGCATCCGCTACGTTGTCGTGCGCAACGATCTGCCGGACGGTACTCCGGCGCTTGCGATCCACGAGAGCCTGGCCGACGCAGGCATCGGGAGAGTCGCGTACTTCGGTCCCGCCGGGGAGACCCGGTTGCCGTACCCGAGCGTCGAGATCTACGACGTTGGCGCCACCACCCCCGGCCGGCTCGTTCCGCAGTCGAGGCTGGTCGCGGTCGGTGGCAGCGCGGACGACGTACCGGCGGTGGTGACCGCGCTCGGCGGCGAAGGGGCCGCCGTACTGCGGGACGACGCGCGCGGCAAGGTCGACGGGCTGCCGCTGGTCGAGACCGACGGCCAGCAGGTCGACCAGGAGCTGAGTGCGGTCGTACTGCGGAACAAGCAGATCGGGCGCTCCGGATGTCTGCACCTGGGCACGCGGGCGCTGTGCAGCCCGGACCAGGCGCAGAACTCCGCCGAGCCGAACGGGCTGTCCCGGGCCATCCGCATCCCGGAGGCCGCGTCGTACCAGTTGCGGGGGACCGCGCTGGCGAAGGACGGCGAGACACTCGAGCAGCTGCTCACCGTGCCGGGCGCGATCACGGCGACGGCCTCGTCGCGGGCGATCGCCGCGCCGGAGGGCCGGCCCGGTGCGGCGGTCGACCGCTCCACCGGTACGGGCTGGCTGGCCGCCTCGGACGACCCGACGCCGAGCCTGACGCTGACGTTGCCGTCCGCGAGGGACCTGCACGGGCTGCGGTTCCAGGCGGACGCCTACCTGAACGGGTCACGGCCCGCTGCGGTGACGCTGCACTTCGACAACAGCGCGCCGGTGAGCGCCGCGGTCGACGACGGCGGGTACGTCCGGTTCGCGACCCGGCGTACGCGGACCGTCAAGATCGACTTCACCGCGACCAAGCCGCTGCAGGACGCCCGGACCAGTCCGGTCGGCGTCTCCGAGGTCGAGGTACTCGGCGCCGACGAGCTGCGCAAGGCGGTCGATCCGCGGCGGCAGGTCCCGGCGTACTGCGGTAACGGGCCGGCGGTCCGCGTGGACGGTGTACCGATGCGGACACAGGTCGCGGCCACGATGCAGCAGCTGCTCCTGCGGCAGCCGGTGTCGTTCAGCCTGTGCGGCCCGCTGTCGGCGGTCCCGCTGCGTTCCGGGCAGCACCAGGTGGAGGTGCAGTCGAACGGCGGGCTGGTGCCGATCGAGACCACGCTGGCGAAGGCCGGGCTCGGTGACGTGACTGCTCCGCCGATACTGGGCGTGGACGTGTGGCGTCCGAACCCAACGGAGCTCACCGTCGAGGTCCCGGGTGCGGCCGAGCGGTCCGTGCTGGTGGTGGCGCAGAACTACAACGAGGGCTGGGAGGCGTACGACGGCAGCGGCCAGAAGCTGACGCCGATCCGCATCGGCGGCTGGCAACAGGGCTGGCTGCTACCGGCCGGGCAGGAACAGGTCGTCACGGCACGGTTCATGCCGGACAGGACCTACCGTGCGGCGCTGCTGCTCGGACTGGTCGCGCTGCTCTCCGTCTTGGCCGTCGGCCTCTTCTTTCCGAGGGGACGTTCGAGCAGGCGGTAG
- a CDS encoding acyltransferase family protein — MKGTRFPAVDGLRVIAAVAVVISQVGLHTHAPFAGVVSRLDVGWAIFCALSGFLLYRPHVLAWFSGTLPPLTLPYLRSRALRILPTLLVAVLLSIAFVPHPATTYLRWAALTPLPFYLLLPGLGRLLTGYERPTRRSVRWRLLVLVALTVLGPVWMAVVTATDNPAAGLWLPGYLGWYAVGMGMALWQVARATGRLGPSTLDTLTRIPGTLWGIAIALLLIAATPIAGPYDHSTPTPAQALVKSLLYTLAVACALFPVLTPTASTVRVLGGRPAQVAAPLAYGVVVYQFVVLGLLDGPFAVQLPLTLLAAGTLAAISYRLLERPLGKKRPTAKTESSATSPSSSAAR, encoded by the coding sequence ATGAAGGGCACCCGTTTCCCGGCAGTCGACGGGCTGCGGGTGATCGCCGCTGTCGCGGTGGTGATCTCGCAGGTCGGGCTGCACACGCACGCACCGTTCGCCGGCGTCGTGTCGCGGCTGGACGTCGGCTGGGCGATTTTCTGCGCGCTGTCCGGCTTCCTCTTGTACCGGCCGCACGTGCTGGCGTGGTTCTCGGGCACCCTGCCACCGCTGACACTGCCGTACCTCCGCAGCCGTGCCCTGCGTATCCTCCCGACGCTCCTGGTCGCAGTACTGCTGTCCATAGCCTTCGTCCCCCACCCCGCTACGACATACCTCCGCTGGGCCGCGCTGACACCGCTCCCGTTCTACCTGCTACTTCCTGGCCTCGGCCGGCTGCTGACCGGGTACGAGCGCCCCACCCGGCGCAGCGTGCGCTGGCGACTCCTCGTCCTGGTCGCCCTGACCGTACTTGGACCGGTGTGGATGGCCGTAGTGACAGCCACCGACAACCCGGCCGCAGGCCTTTGGCTGCCCGGGTACCTCGGCTGGTACGCCGTCGGCATGGGTATGGCGCTATGGCAGGTCGCCCGCGCCACCGGGCGGCTAGGCCCGTCCACGCTCGACACACTGACCAGGATCCCCGGCACGCTCTGGGGTATCGCCATAGCACTCCTGCTGATCGCAGCCACCCCAATCGCCGGCCCGTACGACCACTCGACGCCCACACCGGCACAGGCGCTGGTCAAGAGCCTGCTGTACACACTGGCCGTCGCTTGCGCGCTCTTCCCGGTTCTGACACCAACAGCGAGCACGGTGCGCGTACTGGGCGGTCGACCGGCGCAGGTGGCCGCGCCCCTCGCGTACGGCGTTGTCGTGTACCAGTTCGTCGTACTAGGACTGCTGGACGGCCCGTTCGCCGTACAGCTCCCGCTGACGTTGCTGGCCGCCGGAACTCTCGCAGCTATCAGCTACCGCCTGCTCGAACGTCCCCTCGGAAAGAAGAGGCCGACGGCCAAGACGGAGAGCAGCGCGACCAGTCCGAGCAGCAGCGCCGCACGGTAG
- a CDS encoding class I SAM-dependent methyltransferase — protein sequence MNRPVRVELSEAEASRASRTYWDEVADEYLAEHGEFLGEDRFVWSPEGVDEADARLLGPVRGRRVLEVGCGAAQCARWLVTQGADVVAFDISVEQLRIARTLDERTGTAVRTVAADAVALPYRDVAFDLVCSAFGALPFVADVGTAFREIARVLKPGGLLVFSVTHPFRWTMPDDPSEAGLRIIHSYFDRRPYVEVDDAGTPVYAEHHRTTGDWIRELTGAGFVVDDLLEPEWPAGHELTWGGWGPIRGPLVPGTAIWTAHKP from the coding sequence GTGAACAGGCCGGTGCGGGTCGAGCTGTCCGAGGCGGAGGCCTCGCGGGCCAGTCGTACCTACTGGGACGAGGTCGCCGACGAGTACCTGGCGGAGCACGGTGAGTTCCTCGGGGAGGACCGGTTCGTCTGGTCGCCGGAGGGGGTCGACGAGGCGGACGCGCGGTTGCTCGGGCCGGTGCGCGGCCGGCGGGTCCTGGAGGTCGGCTGCGGTGCCGCGCAGTGCGCGCGCTGGCTGGTCACGCAGGGCGCCGACGTGGTGGCGTTCGACATCTCGGTCGAGCAGTTGCGGATCGCCAGGACGCTCGACGAGCGCACCGGCACGGCGGTCCGGACGGTCGCCGCGGACGCCGTCGCGCTCCCCTACCGCGACGTCGCGTTCGACCTCGTCTGCTCGGCGTTCGGCGCGCTCCCGTTCGTGGCCGACGTCGGTACGGCGTTCCGCGAGATCGCCCGGGTGCTGAAGCCGGGCGGGCTGCTGGTGTTCTCGGTGACGCACCCGTTCCGCTGGACGATGCCCGACGACCCGTCGGAGGCCGGACTCCGCATCATCCACTCGTACTTCGACCGCAGGCCGTACGTCGAGGTCGACGACGCCGGTACGCCGGTGTACGCCGAGCATCACCGCACCACCGGCGACTGGATCCGCGAGCTCACCGGCGCCGGCTTCGTCGTCGACGACCTGCTCGAACCGGAATGGCCGGCCGGTCACGAGCTGACCTGGGGCGGCTGGGGCCCGATCCGCGGCCCGCTTGTCCCCGGCACCGCGATCTGGACGGCACACAAACCATGA
- a CDS encoding phosphotransferase family protein, with protein MTDFAASAVPLTGGYGGETFAVSAGGEDAVIKFYAKDPGRAAVDAALLELVRGLLPVPRVLDLKRDGPYEEPSYLLTERLPGVNLQVFLESAPDEQRRTVGTQLGELLARLSGMPFLRPGMFRDDELGVEPFGTGDLTEYVAGLHLGLGDGFASVIDEAEELLAGGADRFCLVHSDFNPKNLLVDPGTARITGLVDWEFSHVGSPYADLGNLLRFSEDEVLAGAVLAALRPMGLGERLADLGRAADLWALLDLAARAAEHEIAARAHRLVSRMADTGTLAGGRPDLDAVH; from the coding sequence ATGACCGACTTCGCAGCCAGTGCCGTTCCGCTGACAGGTGGGTACGGCGGGGAGACGTTCGCGGTGAGCGCGGGCGGTGAGGACGCGGTCATCAAGTTCTACGCGAAGGACCCGGGACGGGCCGCCGTGGACGCCGCGCTGCTCGAGCTTGTCCGCGGGCTGCTGCCGGTGCCGCGGGTGCTGGACCTAAAGCGCGACGGGCCGTACGAGGAGCCGTCGTACCTGCTGACCGAGCGGCTGCCGGGCGTCAACCTGCAGGTGTTCCTGGAGTCGGCGCCGGACGAGCAGCGCCGGACGGTCGGGACGCAGCTGGGGGAGCTGCTCGCGCGGCTGAGCGGCATGCCGTTCCTGCGACCGGGGATGTTCCGCGACGACGAGCTCGGGGTCGAACCGTTCGGGACGGGCGACCTGACGGAGTACGTCGCGGGGCTGCACCTCGGCCTCGGCGACGGGTTCGCCTCGGTCATCGACGAGGCGGAGGAACTGCTGGCCGGCGGTGCGGACCGGTTCTGCCTGGTGCACAGCGACTTCAACCCGAAGAACCTCCTGGTCGACCCGGGCACCGCGCGGATCACCGGCCTGGTCGACTGGGAGTTCAGCCACGTGGGATCGCCGTACGCCGATCTCGGCAACCTGCTGCGGTTCTCGGAGGACGAGGTGCTCGCGGGTGCGGTGCTGGCCGCGCTGCGCCCGATGGGGCTCGGCGAGCGGCTGGCCGACCTGGGCCGGGCCGCCGACCTGTGGGCGCTGCTGGACCTCGCCGCACGGGCCGCCGAGCACGAGATCGCTGCCCGCGCGCACCGGCTGGTCTCCCGAATGGCGGACACGGGCACGCTCGCGGGCGGCCGTCCGGACCTGGACGCCGTACATTGA
- the rpsA gene encoding 30S ribosomal protein S1, translating into MTASIEAPLDPAVRTTPQVAVNDIGSEEDFLAAIDLTIKYFNDGDIVEGTIVKVDRDEVLLDIGYKTEGVIPSRELSIKHDVDPNEVVNVGDHVEALVLQKEDKEGRLILSKKRAQYEKAWGTIEKIKEEDGVVTGTVIEVVKGGLILDIGLRGFLPASLVEMRRVRDLQPYVGQEIEAKIIELDKNRNNVVLSRRAWLEQTQSEVRMNFLTQLQKGQIRKGVVSSIVNFGAFVDLGGVDGLVHVSELSWKHIDHPTEVVEVGQEVTVEVLDVDMDRERVSLSLKATQEDPWQQFARTHQMGQIVPGKVTKLVPFGAFVRVEEGIEGLVHISELAERHVEIPEQVVQVNDDVMVKIIDIDLERRRISLSLKQANEGVDPVSDDFDPTLYGMTATYDDQGNYIYPDGFDPETGEWLEGFDAQREEWERQYAEAHTRWEAHKKQIEDAKTADVEAGEASTYSSAAAPQDDAPVEGALASDEALQALREKLTGQG; encoded by the coding sequence ATGACGGCCAGCATCGAGGCACCTCTCGACCCCGCAGTACGCACCACCCCGCAGGTAGCGGTCAATGACATCGGGTCGGAGGAAGACTTCCTCGCGGCGATCGATCTGACCATCAAGTACTTCAACGACGGCGACATCGTCGAGGGCACCATCGTCAAGGTCGACCGGGACGAGGTCCTGCTCGACATCGGTTACAAGACCGAAGGCGTGATCCCCTCCCGCGAGCTGTCGATCAAGCACGACGTCGACCCGAACGAGGTCGTCAACGTCGGCGATCACGTCGAGGCCCTGGTTCTCCAGAAGGAGGACAAGGAAGGCCGTCTGATCCTCTCGAAGAAGCGCGCCCAGTACGAGAAGGCCTGGGGCACGATCGAGAAGATCAAGGAAGAGGACGGCGTCGTCACCGGTACCGTCATCGAGGTCGTCAAGGGTGGACTCATCCTGGACATCGGCCTCCGCGGCTTCCTCCCGGCCTCGCTCGTCGAGATGCGCCGGGTCCGCGACCTCCAGCCGTACGTCGGCCAGGAGATCGAGGCGAAGATCATCGAGCTGGACAAGAACCGCAACAACGTGGTCCTGTCCCGCCGCGCCTGGCTGGAGCAGACCCAGTCCGAGGTGCGGATGAACTTCCTGACCCAGCTGCAGAAGGGCCAGATCCGCAAGGGTGTCGTCTCCTCGATCGTCAACTTCGGTGCGTTCGTGGACCTCGGCGGCGTCGACGGTCTGGTGCACGTCTCGGAGCTGTCCTGGAAGCACATCGACCACCCGACCGAGGTCGTCGAGGTCGGCCAGGAGGTCACCGTCGAGGTGCTGGACGTCGACATGGACCGCGAGCGCGTCTCGCTGTCGCTGAAGGCGACCCAGGAAGACCCGTGGCAGCAGTTCGCCCGGACCCACCAGATGGGCCAGATCGTGCCCGGCAAGGTCACCAAGCTGGTTCCGTTCGGTGCGTTCGTCCGCGTGGAGGAGGGCATCGAGGGTCTGGTGCACATCTCCGAGCTGGCCGAGCGGCACGTCGAGATCCCGGAGCAGGTCGTCCAGGTCAACGACGACGTCATGGTCAAGATCATCGACATCGACCTGGAGCGGCGCCGGATCTCGCTGTCGCTCAAGCAGGCGAACGAGGGTGTGGACCCGGTCTCGGACGACTTCGACCCGACGCTCTACGGCATGACGGCGACGTACGACGACCAGGGCAACTACATCTACCCGGATGGCTTCGACCCGGAGACGGGCGAGTGGCTCGAGGGCTTCGACGCGCAGCGCGAGGAGTGGGAGCGGCAGTACGCCGAGGCCCACACGCGCTGGGAGGCCCACAAGAAGCAGATCGAGGACGCCAAGACGGCGGACGTCGAGGCCGGCGAGGCGTCGACGTACTCCTCTGCCGCTGCCCCGCAGGACGACGCGCCCGTCGAGGGTGCGCTCGCTTCCGACGAGGCGCTGCAGGCGCTCCGCGAGAAGCTGACCGGCCAGGGCTGA
- the coaE gene encoding dephospho-CoA kinase: protein MLRVGLTGGIGSGKSAVSERLAARGAVVIDADVLAREVVARGTDGLAEVVAAFGPGVLTADGDLDRPALGKLVFGDETARRTLEAIIHPRVRLRSAQLEAAAADRSPSAIVVHDIPLLVETGQADRFDLVLVVDVPVEVQLERLTAQRGMAAAEAEQRIASQASRADRLAAADVVLDNSGSLEELDRRVAEVWATFEHRLSHGPDTKR from the coding sequence GTGCTGAGAGTGGGACTGACCGGCGGGATCGGGTCCGGGAAGAGTGCGGTGTCGGAGCGGCTGGCCGCTCGTGGGGCTGTCGTGATCGACGCCGACGTCCTGGCGCGCGAGGTCGTGGCGCGCGGTACCGACGGTCTTGCCGAGGTGGTCGCGGCGTTCGGGCCCGGCGTACTGACGGCCGACGGCGACCTGGATCGGCCGGCGCTGGGGAAGCTCGTGTTCGGCGACGAGACTGCCCGGCGCACGCTCGAGGCGATCATCCATCCCCGGGTCCGGCTCCGTTCCGCGCAGCTGGAAGCGGCCGCGGCGGACAGGTCGCCCAGCGCGATCGTCGTACACGACATCCCCCTGCTGGTGGAGACCGGCCAGGCCGACCGGTTCGACCTGGTGCTGGTGGTCGACGTACCGGTCGAGGTCCAGCTCGAGCGGCTCACCGCGCAGCGCGGGATGGCCGCCGCGGAGGCCGAGCAGCGGATCGCCAGCCAGGCGTCCCGGGCGGACCGGCTGGCCGCGGCGGACGTCGTACTCGACAACTCGGGCAGCCTCGAGGAGCTGGATCGCCGGGTGGCCGAGGTCTGGGCAACATTCGAGCACCGGCTGAGCCACGGTCCGGACACGAAAAGGTGA
- a CDS encoding PrsW family glutamic-type intramembrane protease produces MRTGDSERKNAYAARPDEPVASFKLVSTIMPQGSGKQPYTYKVALGIALLLTVVTAALGALPVAIMVAAFAIPIVYIIYLYDVNLWEDEPIPVVAAAFVLTGLLAWLFTWIWSDRIGLSLDAIGNNTTGPSLRDLLILLLLVPVVSELIRQIGPLYLASRPRYDDLMDGFTFGVVAGVGYACFETLVLHWGWINGGFAGPGSSAGTWISIVLLHGFIKPLVYGSATGLAGAEFSGLGEGYDGFTPRWVGGLLQAMVVNALFQGGIYLLGFVGGRGSTIGAVLGIVWGLLLLGALIIRVRTVLHKGLLEAALESAARGGSNHASGELAFCSRCEMPLLPQSDFCSACGNSVRSVPKSARGVTAPTAATSGETQA; encoded by the coding sequence ATGCGCACCGGGGACTCCGAGCGGAAGAACGCGTACGCCGCCAGGCCGGATGAGCCGGTGGCGTCCTTCAAACTGGTCTCGACGATCATGCCGCAGGGATCCGGCAAACAGCCGTACACCTACAAGGTCGCGCTCGGCATTGCCCTGCTGCTGACCGTGGTGACGGCCGCGCTGGGCGCTCTCCCGGTGGCGATCATGGTCGCGGCCTTCGCCATCCCGATCGTCTACATCATCTACTTGTACGACGTGAACCTCTGGGAGGACGAGCCGATCCCGGTGGTCGCCGCGGCCTTCGTGCTGACCGGACTGCTCGCCTGGCTGTTCACCTGGATCTGGTCGGACAGGATCGGGCTTTCGCTCGACGCGATCGGCAACAACACCACCGGGCCGTCGCTGCGGGACCTGCTGATCCTGCTCCTGCTGGTACCGGTCGTGTCCGAGCTGATCCGGCAGATCGGCCCGCTCTACCTGGCCTCCCGGCCGCGGTACGACGACCTCATGGACGGGTTCACGTTCGGCGTCGTCGCCGGTGTCGGGTACGCCTGCTTCGAGACGCTGGTCCTGCACTGGGGCTGGATCAACGGCGGCTTCGCCGGCCCGGGCAGCAGCGCCGGGACGTGGATCTCGATCGTCCTGCTGCACGGCTTCATCAAGCCGCTGGTGTACGGCTCGGCGACCGGTCTCGCGGGTGCGGAGTTCTCCGGCCTGGGCGAGGGGTACGACGGCTTCACGCCGCGCTGGGTCGGCGGCCTGCTGCAGGCGATGGTGGTGAACGCGCTGTTCCAGGGCGGGATCTACCTGCTCGGGTTCGTCGGCGGCCGCGGCTCGACCATCGGCGCGGTCCTCGGCATCGTCTGGGGCCTGTTGCTGCTCGGCGCGCTGATCATCCGGGTCCGGACCGTGCTCCACAAGGGCCTCCTGGAGGCGGCACTGGAGTCGGCCGCGCGCGGCGGTTCCAACCACGCGTCCGGTGAGCTGGCGTTCTGCTCGCGCTGCGAGATGCCGCTGCTCCCGCAGTCCGACTTCTGCTCCGCCTGTGGCAACTCGGTCCGTTCGGTACCGAAGTCCGCCCGTGGGGTGACCGCACCGACCGCTGCGACGAGTGGAGAGACGCAGGCATGA